A window of Microcystis aeruginosa FD4 contains these coding sequences:
- a CDS encoding NAD(P)-binding protein, which produces MSAINPLAAHDADNDLIYDVVIVGGSIVGLVLACALQSSGLRIALIEAKTPQQAAERPRASLERISCRHLFNCSRKAAVCRSLRQKIRADSPVCE; this is translated from the coding sequence ATGAGTGCCATTAATCCTCTAGCTGCCCATGATGCCGACAATGATCTCATCTACGATGTGGTCATTGTCGGTGGTAGCATTGTGGGTCTGGTGCTAGCCTGCGCGTTACAGTCTTCAGGGTTGCGGATTGCACTCATTGAAGCGAAAACACCCCAGCAGGCGGCAGAGCGCCCCCGCGCCAGTCTTGAGAGGATCTCTTGTCGCCACTTGTTTAATTGTTCCCGAAAAGCGGCCGTTTGTAGATCGTTGCGCCAGAAAATTAGGGCCGATTCGCCAGTTTGCGAATAA